The Acidicapsa ligni genome has a window encoding:
- a CDS encoding sigma-70 RNA polymerase sigma factor region 4 domain-containing protein encodes MFSPSPSDLIWAIGFAPQSRWIAPVVRAAVRGAWPEAQQIAHNQLGDETLAPELMEIAIQQTAEYLADSPPIEVEAAQVHLERFYRNAVRRRKRANQRLSFRGTANDIEFLLPPTKSFEDEVEAEIDLDTILDETPQDLRHAMLMRFGARSSWKDVSVESSKSIDAIRMGCHREIDRIRRRLGIRVRGRKR; translated from the coding sequence ATGTTTTCACCGTCTCCCTCTGACCTTATTTGGGCCATCGGATTCGCTCCTCAGAGCCGCTGGATCGCTCCGGTAGTACGTGCTGCCGTTCGCGGTGCATGGCCGGAGGCGCAACAGATTGCCCATAACCAACTGGGCGACGAGACACTGGCACCTGAATTAATGGAAATCGCAATTCAGCAGACCGCCGAATACCTTGCCGATTCTCCTCCCATCGAAGTCGAAGCCGCTCAAGTTCATCTGGAGCGCTTCTATCGCAACGCAGTGAGGAGGAGGAAGAGGGCAAACCAACGGTTGTCATTCCGCGGTACCGCCAACGATATCGAATTCCTCCTGCCACCCACTAAATCCTTTGAGGACGAGGTGGAGGCCGAGATCGACCTCGATACAATTCTCGATGAGACGCCGCAAGACCTGCGCCATGCGATGCTGATGCGCTTCGGAGCACGCAGTTCGTGGAAGGATGTGTCCGTCGAGTCATCCAAGTCGATCGATGCCATTCGTATGGGGTGCCATCGTGAGATAGACCGCATTCGTAGAAGGCTCGGTATCAGGGTTCGCGGGCGCAAACGTTAA